From Cyprinus carpio isolate SPL01 chromosome A18, ASM1834038v1, whole genome shotgun sequence:
cttcttctacacagccatgatgttgtaattgatgcagtatgtggtctggctttgtcatgttggaaaatgcaaggtcttccccgAAAGACACGaagtctggatgggagcatatgttgatgttgatgcctttccagatgtgtaagctgcccatgccacacgcactcatgcaaccccataccatcagagatgcaggcttctgaactgagtgctgataacatctctttagtctggatgacatggtgtccTAGTTTTCCAataagaacttaaaattttgattcgtctgaccacagaacagttttccactttgccacagtcaattttaaatgagccttggcccagcgAAAACatctgcgcttctggatcatgtttagatatggcttcttttttgacctatagagttctagccagcaacggcgaatggcacggtggattgtgttcaccgacaatgttttctggaagtattcctgagcccatgttgtgtttttccattacagtagcttttctgtatgtgatgcagtgccgtctaagggcccgaagatcacgggcatccagtatggttttccggccttgacccttactcacaaagattgttccagattctctgaatctttggatgatattatgcactgtagatgatgataacttcaaactctttgcaatttttctctgagtaactcctttctgatattgctccactatttttcccCGCAGCATtaggggaattggtgatcctctgcctatcttgacttctgagagacactgccactctgagaggctctttttatacccagtcatgttgccaattgacctaataagttgcaaattggtcctccagctgttccttatatgttcatttaacttttccggccctcttattgctacctgtcccaacttttttggaatgtgtagctctcatgaaatccaaaatgagccaatatttggcatgacatttcaaaatgtctcactttcaacatttgatatgttatctatattctattgtgaataaaatataagtttatgagatttgtaaattattccattcttttttttactcacaatttgtacagtgtcccaacttttttggatcTTGGAATGGGTTTGTACATTGAAAACTGTAGTCactatttgattacttttttgattacactatttgttgttgttgtttttaaaacattaaaattgataATACTTTGGTTTACATAATAGCTATATGATAATTCAATGGCTATAACATTTAAATTGATGTACTCTAGTTTGAAATGCATAGCATTTACAACTGGTGATTTACTCCTCAGCTATGCATTTGACCGGAGGACAGGGGCAAAGGTGGCCATCAAGAAACTCCATCGTCCCTTCCAGTCTGACCTGTTTGCCAAAAGAGCTTATCGGGAGCTCAGGCTGCTCAAACACATGAAGCATGATAATGTAGGACACCAAAGATTGACACTCCAGGGTTTCTCATATGTCCTGTCATAAATTAACAGATTTGCAGGCTTCATGCTGTGCTGTATTCAACAACTACTTTTTCTGCTTGAACCCGTACAGGTTATTGGGCTCCTGGATGTTTTCACTGCAGACCTTTCTCTAGACAGATTCCATGACTTGTGAGTATTTTACAAGTGCTTTGACAATTTGGTCTAGCTGTGATTGTTTTGGATGTGTATAGTGATTCTTGGATGCATGGTCATCATCTGATTCTCCCTATCCTTTGCACAGTTACTTGGTCATGCCTTTCATGGGTACTGATCTAGGAAAGTTAATGAAAATGGAGAGACTATCAGAGGACAGGGTCCAGTATCTGGTCTACCAAATATTAAGAGGACTCAAAGTGAGTATTGTAAGTTTTTAGTAATACTTACTTGCTCTCTCAAATATATTGCCATACATCTCTTTGTGTTCACAGTATATCCATGCTGCTGGAATCATTCACAGGGTGCGTAAggttgttttaatcataaatacataTGCACACATGTATTTCTCACTGCAAAACCTCTGACTTCATCTGTTAAAACCTGCAGGATCTCAAACCAGGCAATCTGGCAATAAATGAGGAGTGTGAGCTTAAGGTACTGCATCTTACCATGAAGTGGTATTTTGCATATTCATGCTGTGTGCCTCTTGTCGAGATAAAGCCTTCTGTCTTATATTACAGATCCTGGATTTTGGTCTAGCTCGGCAAGCAGACAGTGAAATGACGGGCTATGTTGTGACACGTTGGTACAGAGCGCCTGAGGTCATTCTTAGCTGGATGCATTACACACAAACTGGTTAGTTATATGTTGCACGCACTAAtctttttatagtaatttattagAATTTACTGGTTGCATGCATTTTTTGAGTATTAACTGAGGTTGCTCTGTACTGTATTGTGAAACACTATCCATACTGTGATTAAAAGCAAATGTTAATACTAAATAAAGATCAGTGTTAGTCTATTTTATTGCTCTCATAAACGCAATAGAAAGTTCTGGATTAATGAAATAATGCACAATTGCTATTTAAACTGATGATAATACAGaggtatgtttgtgtttgattaaATGTTTCCCATCAGTGGACATCTGGTCAGTCGGCTGCATCATGGCAGAGATGCTGCTAGGGAAACCACTTTTCAAAGGAAATGACCGTATCCTTCCTCGCAGGAAAGCTGATTTTATGTACAAATTTAGGAgaatattgtatttctgatgtgctGATTATTTCCCTAAATCTCATCCCCACTATATTTGAATCCTTAACTGTTTTCCACCAGACCTGGATCAGCTGATGGAGATCATGAAGATTACAGGGACGCCCACAAAAGAGTTCACAGCCAAACTCCAGTCTGAAGATGTCTGTTTCAGTCATATTTTCATACTAAGACTAGTTTGCAGACCTCTCACCAGATATATTGTGAGATGTAAAAATCTAAAccacattatatttttttctaggcTAGAAACTACATAGCAAAGTTaccaaaacttaaaaagaaagaTCTTCGGACATTGTTACCAAATGTTAACCCACAAGGTAAGAGTGTTTTCTCTCTTGCTTAATGCAAAAAGggaatgaatgtgtattttttcaaatttttaatcaGGATTATCACATATTATATAGTAGACATATCATAATTATAACTAATCCAtgtgaaagtattttaaaaagcattttaatttaagatgCATGCATTTTGAGATTACATTGAatatttgttctttaaaaaaaaacaccaaaaccaaaaaagaaattCCTAAAAAATTTAACCTAAAATGTTGATgacatacataaaatattcatagctttttatcaacttcatttacatttatgcatttggcaggcgttttattcaaagcaacttttGACAGCATCTTTAATGAATGTATTTGATGAAAACAAGTATGAATGTCACATAATCAGTTTTCAGTTTGTTATTGACTGTGTTTTGATCTCCTTCTCAGCGATTCATGTGTTAGAGAGCATGTTGCTCCTGGACCCTGAAAGTAGAATAACAGCAGCAGAAGGACTGGCGCTTCCTTTCTTCTCAGATTTTCGTGAACCAGAGGAGGAGACAGAGGCCCCACCGTATGACCATTCACTGGATGAGGCTGAGCAGTCATTGGAGAAATGGAAAAGTAGGTTTGGGGTTGTTCCACACATGAACTTAAAATCTTTATATGAGTGACTTTAAATTCACGATAACGGTGTAATGGATTAGGCAACCAGTAATCACGTATCATTAGTTCTGTACTTCAAATTTTACTTAACCCAGGCCATCCAGATTGGGAGCAAATTTAGCATTTCCTCCCTTGCTCGTCAATTGATctgctgcagtgaatgggtgccgtcagaatgagagttcaaacagctgataacaacatcacaatattccacaagtaatgcacatgactccagtccatcacttcacatctagtgaagtgaaaagctgcattcatgtaataaaaaaaatccatcatgacatttttaactctgttttagtcctctgtccataatattgctttctccagtgaaaagtcatatgaatcaggagagaaatatgcacagatcaatcactgtttacaagcaaaaacaattaTGTCAATAAACAAATACggtgatggattttgatgtgaggacAACAGGTGATGGACTTAAAATGCCATAAtgacagcttttcacttcacaagacattaagtgattgactggagtcatgtggattatcgtgatatttttatcagctgtttggacacatcctgacggcacccattcactgcagaggatccactgggtACAATGAAGATACAACCTTAGTTAGTATTTTACTCTTATGTATGGGAAAGTTTATTTTGGAGAGTTAAGAAATAACCGGTTTcccttttttgtctgtttttctctccACCTCTGTTTCTTCTATTCCCTCTTTGACCCCAGAACTCACCTTCACTGAAATTCTGACCTTTCATCCAGCCCCAGCGGTGACAGAATCTAAAGAGACGGCTCTCTgagataattatttttacatcatCAAGGCTTTACATTTTCTTTGTACTTTCTGTCATATACAGACTTTGAACTatttttgtgagtgagtgtgctgTTTATTTTAAGCTAATCATCCTGTTGTTTGCTAGTGTTTGGCACAGTTCAACTAGGCACAACTGAACtattggcatactcttttcaggTTTTTGCCAAACCCCACACCCAAATactcaaaagtattaattttacattttaaaaaatgtccagaaaaatcacattaaatttttttggtattatatttttaaatcaggTTTACAGAAGAGAAAagtagaatgaaataaaatataatttgatacattttctgcttgtgatgttgttttttgttgttgtttttaactatATTTCTGTGTATTCGAATGTTGCACTTTAACTTGTTTGGAAGTCAATGGTATTCTGGACAATGTCTCATGAAATCCAGCAGAGGGCAACATCTACACTTACTGTCCACTTTCTGTAATAACATTTCAAGGTTATAATTTTAAGCTGTATTACTACACTAGAAACTCCTTTTAGAATTTATGTCCCATGCCCATcctctgttattatttattttattaaatgtttactcATGTAATTAATTTAGTAGTGAGTATTGCTGCTACATGCCAATGCTATGCTGTAGTTTTCTATGAAGGGATGTAGTTGTTTTAGCTCAAAGTGCTCAGCTGACCGTTGAACTTCTAGTTTAGGGACACAATTCCTTGTCCCATGTGAGTCTTTCTCTGTTCCTGTAGCCTGTCTTTGATACCTGGCCTTTTTTGGCCTCTGTTTAGAGTCCTTGTGTGGTTCATGTGGTCAGAGATTGTTCTGCCCGAAGGAAAACAGGAGGGTGATAGCCTACATACATTTTTCATCCTGCTTGCTTCTTGGCAGCCAGATGTACTGACACAGaatgaaagaggaagagaagatAGCAAGTAAAGCCAGCAAAGTTTCTTCTTTCGTTGGTTTATTTAAAGAACTTCTCTGATTTGATGACGCAAATATCTTTCTTTGTTTGTTAGAAAAAGTGGCTGCACAGCGCAGAACTGAAAGTACCAAAAAGTCACTGAAGGTTAAAGCTGTTTCAAGATGTATAAAATCTACCAAATTTTATGTAGaagattttaaatgaatagttctcaccaaaattaaaatttgctgaaaattttctTACAGTCAGACCATCCATGTAAATGAGTTTATATCTTCATTGGAACaattttgaagaaatttagcattacatcacttgttacatcatctgtagtgaatgggtggcatcagaatgagagtccaaacagctgataaaagcatcacaataatccacatgattccattaacatcttgtgaagcaaaaagtgtttgaaataagCAAATCATTAAGGTGCAATAACTTTAATCCGTCACTTCTGGAcaaaaataccagtccataattcataacatttcctccagtgaaaaagttcatcccctgttgtcctgtCATGTTAAATTTAGAAGTTCAGAAccgttttggactgtttttgcttataaatGGTGTCTGATTTCTCTCCTCATTTAAAGGAGACAACATTTTCACTAGAAAATGCAATAGTATACAGCACTCatgttttagctggaagcaatagtttgaagttaaaagccATTGGATAATGATAGGTTTGTTtccacaaacatgcagcttttcatttcacaagatgttaattgatggattagTCAAGTGAATTAGGCTACTTTGTCCAAACACTTGCTGAGGCTATGTTCATATATATGCAATTTCACAGATATCTCTTTTCACTGAGAACACTATACCCAGTGAACAAACTATGGTAGGATGTCCCTGTCAAGCCTCCCATCTTGTGCAACTTTCTTGAAATGGGATAAACATAATATTTCATCGTTTGCTTATGTTTGCATAGTTTAGAGTTCTAGAACTATTGCATAAGTGACTTTAGCTTGGTGTTCTCAatatacacactaccgttcaaaagtctctaatgctgaccaaggctgcaattacttaatcaaaattacaattatataaaattattattattgtcatcataaattctgaaaacatttgtgctgcttaatattaatttatttatttttttatgggtcaggattctttgatgaatagaaaaagcaaaagaacagcatttatttgaaatagaaaatataaatattttgtaacattataaatgttttttttactgtcaaataGTTTgtatccttgctggataaaagtattaatttcttaaaaaaaactaaaacttactAACCCCAATGGTATGAACagtttgaatggtactgtatctTAATATATTCGGACTACATGACAAAAATACCAATATATGTATTTGCTCTTGGCAAgtagattcaaaatgtttaaatgccaGAACtacaacacagtaaaaaaatCTAGATGGTGTGTTTTCAATAAATGAAAAAGGgaaaatgaaatgcaattattttcatttatgaacatttatattgtgttattattaacAGCTATTTTGCCTgttaatacagtttaaaacatggttttaaatataaaagattttgtaacattatgaacattgtcacatttaaacaatttaatgcattctgccGAATAAAGGTCTTAATTTCTtcaattaattagaaaaaaaaatcttactgtccacaaacttttgaatagcagagcacattttaaaatgtttctgcatTTAATAATCTCATAAAATAAGCAGTCTTGGTTGCACTGTGCAACACTGTCTATCTTACTCTCCTGCTTCATGCTCACTGcatattttactgtttactttctctctgtctctttcacaAGCACAGGGAGATGCACGTGCCTCCTCACTGTTTAGCTGATCTTGAGGAATCCTTTGGCTTAGTGGGCTGCACAAGAGGAAATTCCACTGGCTTAAATGTTCTCAGTAAAGGCCCCAGTGTGGATCAAGCACCCGGAATCCCTGCAACCCATCGACACTGCAGGGACAGTGAGGGGCTGGGAGTAATGAACGTGACGGTATACTGTACCACAGATGGTTCTCCTCCAGTCAGCAGACACACTATGGTTAGAATGGTATTTTAAGTATCACCATGctcataaaaataactgttacCCAAAACATATGTGCATGATCTTAAgaagtttttattgttttcattccaCATCATAATTCTCTTGATGAAGAATAATAAAGAAAGGGTGACAGTGCTCATATCGCAGATTATAATGCATCaggactgttttcagaaaagatTTAGCACAGAATATGCTCTCTGTGCCGTCTTTTTCATCTGTAAGTGTTCTCTTACAAAAGGCCATAGAGAATCATCATACGTAAAGGTTGCACTTGACTTGGCTTGACCAAACCTGTCAAAGTTAAAAGGTTTTCAGCTGCCTAAATACTGTGAAAGTCAGATGTGGTTTCTTGATTTTATCTTCTTGGAGGAATTCAGCTGTTTTAAAGAACAGAATGTTCCTTGTTGTAAGTGATGTAAGAAGAATACAACAACATACTCCTGCTTTGGAAAGGTTCTGGGggacttttagatttttttagcaGTACTCCAAGAAATTGTGGTTGTGGTTAGACTGTGGTCAGTTATGTGCCGTTGGCTCATAAATTAAGTGTATATCAAAACAACTTTTCAATGGTTCACCAGACATTTGTTCTTTTGTCAGGAGAATACTTTGTTATTGCTGACATTCAGTTTTAGATTATGGCAAgttcttgattattattattatttgtgtgtgtgtgtgtgtgtgtgtgtgtgtgtgtgtgtgtgtgtgtgtgtcttttgtatTTGTGGATTGTTGAGACAAAATCAAAAGCCAAAATATCAATGTTTAAgcataaataaagataaaaatggaATCTGTCTATAACCTTAAAATTTAATGCTAAAGAAAGatgatataaacaatataatataataacacaagTATGTATAAACAAAATATCCAATTACTTGCTAGTTACTATAAAGattaaacaggaaaatttgataatatttcaaatg
This genomic window contains:
- the mapk12a gene encoding mitogen-activated protein kinase 12 yields the protein MSVRSRPGYYRQEVNKTFWEVPERYRDLKQVGTGAYGTVCYAFDRRTGAKVAIKKLHRPFQSDLFAKRAYRELRLLKHMKHDNVIGLLDVFTADLSLDRFHDFYLVMPFMGTDLGKLMKMERLSEDRVQYLVYQILRGLKYIHAAGIIHRDLKPGNLAINEECELKILDFGLARQADSEMTGYVVTRWYRAPEVILSWMHYTQTVDIWSVGCIMAEMLLGKPLFKGNDHLDQLMEIMKITGTPTKEFTAKLQSEDARNYIAKLPKLKKKDLRTLLPNVNPQAIHVLESMLLLDPESRITAAEGLALPFFSDFREPEEETEAPPYDHSLDEAEQSLEKWKKLTFTEILTFHPAPAVTESKETAL